The proteins below are encoded in one region of Gemmatimonadota bacterium:
- a CDS encoding Ig-like domain-containing protein, with translation MLGFLLLAAFQQGQTPAPAQGLPPSPIAKIEITPAAPSMTARDTMRLRARALDAAGREVPNVTVRFVLASGARFEGRVAADGLVSSGATGRLPISVIASVPGTAPVTERIEVPMLPGAPARVAIDKAPNRLAIGQRVGLTATAYSRDNDPRVGDRIRWSSLNPAVARVNEAGVVTAVGPGKAVIRAGTALAREAGNNSVNTNIATADFPVEVVRTPIASFTVTPGTVDAKTGDVLHFGVDVRSTGGASITGLTPTWSMSPGQGAITTDGAFVGYEAGTYTIVANLGERSAVATVRLTPRDVRRQAEVVGRLPRTLFTTEEVWLHPNGKNLYLGTGSGGDRMYAIDVSAPGAPVVTDSLVSNTRRVNDIMTTPDGKFMVHTREGASDRKNGIVIASLEDPAHPKVISEFTDGVTAGVHSAFIFQQPKYGTHVYITNDGTGALHVIDINDPYHPKQVAEYRFPGPMAGNSLHDLDIQDGLAYLSNWNNGLVILDVGNGMKGGSPMKPVLVSQYKYDLNALYRDVEASGGPGFIRGTHTAWRHKNYVFIADEVFPASQVEGAKDAAAGRAYGRLQVIDVSNIEQPKSVAWYEPEFGGVHNVWVAGDTLYMGAYNAGFRTFDISGELMGDLRAQQREMVHVNTADMEGTAGGRNTAMTWGVVVRDGLAYVNDDNNGLWIIRMKPKQPPTVLVP, from the coding sequence ATGCTCGGCTTTCTCCTGCTTGCGGCATTCCAGCAAGGGCAGACCCCGGCCCCGGCCCAAGGGCTGCCCCCCTCGCCAATTGCCAAGATCGAGATCACCCCGGCCGCTCCGTCGATGACCGCGCGTGACACGATGCGACTTCGGGCCCGGGCCCTCGACGCGGCCGGACGCGAGGTGCCCAACGTCACCGTGCGCTTCGTGCTCGCCTCTGGCGCACGCTTCGAAGGGAGGGTCGCCGCCGATGGTCTGGTGAGCTCCGGTGCCACCGGCCGCCTGCCGATCTCGGTGATTGCGTCCGTACCGGGTACGGCGCCGGTTACGGAGCGCATCGAAGTGCCGATGCTCCCTGGTGCACCAGCGCGGGTGGCGATCGACAAGGCGCCGAACCGCCTGGCCATCGGGCAGCGCGTGGGGCTCACCGCCACGGCCTATTCCAGGGACAATGACCCGCGGGTCGGCGATCGGATCCGATGGAGCAGCCTCAACCCCGCCGTCGCGCGCGTCAACGAGGCCGGTGTCGTGACGGCAGTCGGCCCAGGCAAGGCAGTGATCCGCGCGGGAACCGCCCTCGCTCGGGAGGCGGGGAACAATTCGGTGAACACGAACATCGCCACCGCCGATTTCCCGGTCGAGGTGGTGCGGACGCCGATCGCCAGCTTTACGGTGACCCCGGGAACCGTCGACGCGAAGACCGGTGATGTGCTGCACTTCGGCGTCGACGTGCGCAGCACCGGTGGCGCGTCCATCACGGGTCTCACCCCGACCTGGTCAATGTCGCCGGGGCAGGGGGCGATCACCACGGACGGAGCATTCGTCGGGTACGAGGCCGGGACCTACACGATCGTCGCCAACCTGGGCGAACGGAGTGCCGTCGCCACCGTCCGCCTCACGCCGCGCGACGTGCGTCGGCAGGCGGAGGTGGTCGGCAGGCTCCCGCGCACGCTCTTCACGACGGAAGAGGTCTGGCTCCACCCGAACGGGAAGAACCTCTATCTCGGCACCGGGAGTGGAGGCGACCGGATGTATGCGATCGACGTCAGTGCGCCGGGGGCGCCAGTCGTGACCGACTCGCTCGTGTCGAATACCCGTCGCGTCAACGACATCATGACCACGCCGGACGGCAAGTTCATGGTGCACACCCGGGAAGGGGCATCGGACCGCAAGAACGGCATCGTGATCGCCTCGCTCGAGGACCCAGCGCACCCGAAAGTGATTTCGGAGTTTACCGACGGTGTCACCGCCGGCGTGCACTCGGCGTTCATCTTCCAACAGCCGAAGTACGGCACGCACGTCTACATCACGAACGACGGCACCGGCGCGCTGCACGTGATCGACATCAACGACCCGTACCATCCGAAGCAGGTCGCCGAGTATCGCTTTCCGGGGCCGATGGCGGGGAATTCGCTGCACGATCTCGACATCCAGGATGGCCTGGCCTACCTGTCGAACTGGAACAACGGTCTCGTCATCCTCGATGTCGGCAACGGGATGAAGGGCGGCTCGCCGATGAAGCCCGTGCTGGTGAGCCAGTACAAGTATGACCTCAACGCGCTGTATCGCGATGTCGAGGCGAGCGGCGGCCCGGGGTTCATCCGTGGGACGCACACGGCATGGCGCCACAAGAACTACGTCTTCATCGCGGACGAAGTCTTCCCGGCGAGTCAGGTCGAGGGCGCGAAGGACGCGGCCGCCGGCCGAGCCTATGGCCGCTTGCAGGTGATTGACGTGTCCAACATCGAGCAGCCGAAGTCGGTGGCCTGGTACGAGCCGGAGTTTGGCGGCGTGCACAACGTCTGGGTCGCGGGGGACACGCTCTACATGGGCGCCTACAACGCCGGCTTCCGCACCTTCGACATCTCGGGCGAATTGATGGGCGACCTGCGGGCACAGCAGCGCGAAATGGTCCACGTCAACACGGCCGACATGGAGGGGACCGCTGGCGGCCGCAACACGGCCATGACGTGGGGTGTGGTGGTGCGCGACGGGCTCGCATACGTGAACGACGACAACAACGGATTGTGGATCATCCGGATGAAGCCGAAGCAACCACCCACCGTTCTCGTCCCATGA
- a CDS encoding TonB-dependent receptor has translation MIELRRLGATLGLGLVLLTPTLLSATPDHTPGSLTGQVTNRDRHPVAGVTVTIRALQRSTTSDAQGRYRLADLPDGRYRVSFAQGGFAPRLEDVTIAGATDLSVQLTPSAVALPPIVVSAAPTPGTSLTSPLAATVLEGDALRRSQSVSIARAIELLPGGRSLTTGGQIAKPMIRGLSGDRILVAENGHRLSDYSWSDEDGPSLDARLAERVEVIRGPMSLLYGSEALAGVVNAIPAALPEAGAATRWHAELSGASNNAETGTMLGLSGSKGRSGYRLTGLLRRAAALHTPNGELENTGYVAVNGEGAYAIRNDHGSVTFRVAHNGGEFKLLEANGPVEVPGVKDAGPERKSHDERVQVDAVRVAGAWRLNGQAQFQQHGLIEVSDDASGTPGTEATAFDLRLNTISATASAHHDVGGPIALTVGATGVHQSNATRGPIPLVPNATTNGVAGFAVAEVHQGRWNLLVGARGDASRVEGDPNATLAFTGASKSFSALTGNVGVSYALTDGVALRVNGGRAWRSPNLFELFTNGPKVSEARYEIGDADLRAEVGTTLDGSLRWQAAHVRGEITAFRHLVQDFIYIAPTGTTNGGLDVYQYRQADALLTGAEAEAEVDLAEAFTARARIDGVHATNRETDAPLPLIPPTRSVIGLEWHNAAAHHAHLGVDLVSVAKQDRLAALDLATDSYHLVEIEGGVQQMVGGRLLEIDLAVHNAGNVAYKDFLSRYKQFALNPGRDIMLRISTDF, from the coding sequence ATGATTGAACTCCGCCGCCTGGGTGCCACCCTGGGACTCGGCCTCGTCCTCCTGACGCCGACCCTCCTCTCCGCGACCCCTGACCATACCCCCGGGTCGCTCACCGGTCAGGTCACCAATCGGGACCGCCATCCGGTCGCCGGGGTCACGGTGACCATCCGGGCACTGCAGCGGTCCACCACCTCGGACGCCCAAGGTCGCTATCGGCTGGCCGACCTCCCGGACGGACGGTACCGGGTGAGCTTTGCCCAGGGCGGGTTCGCCCCCCGCCTCGAGGACGTCACCATCGCTGGCGCCACCGACCTCTCGGTCCAGCTCACCCCCTCGGCCGTCGCCCTCCCCCCGATCGTCGTCTCGGCGGCCCCGACCCCGGGGACCTCGCTGACCTCCCCCCTCGCCGCCACGGTCCTCGAGGGAGACGCCCTTCGCCGGAGTCAGAGCGTGTCGATTGCTCGGGCCATCGAGCTCCTCCCGGGTGGTCGGTCGCTGACCACGGGTGGGCAGATCGCCAAACCGATGATCCGGGGCCTCTCGGGAGATCGTATCCTGGTGGCCGAGAACGGCCACCGGCTGTCGGACTATTCCTGGAGTGACGAGGACGGCCCGTCCCTCGACGCCCGACTCGCCGAGCGGGTCGAGGTGATTCGCGGCCCGATGTCGCTCCTCTATGGATCCGAGGCGCTGGCGGGTGTCGTCAACGCCATCCCCGCCGCCCTACCCGAGGCCGGTGCCGCCACCCGCTGGCATGCCGAACTCTCCGGGGCGAGCAACAACGCCGAGACCGGGACGATGCTCGGGCTGTCGGGGTCGAAGGGACGCTCCGGGTACCGGCTCACCGGCCTGCTCCGCCGGGCCGCCGCCCTCCACACCCCCAACGGCGAACTCGAGAACACCGGCTACGTCGCGGTCAACGGCGAGGGGGCCTATGCCATCCGGAACGACCACGGCTCGGTGACCTTCCGGGTTGCGCACAACGGCGGCGAGTTCAAGCTGCTCGAGGCCAACGGTCCGGTGGAGGTCCCCGGGGTCAAGGATGCCGGACCGGAGCGGAAGTCCCATGACGAGCGGGTACAGGTCGACGCCGTGCGCGTCGCCGGTGCGTGGCGCCTCAATGGTCAGGCGCAGTTCCAGCAACACGGCCTGATCGAGGTCTCCGACGATGCCAGCGGCACGCCCGGGACCGAGGCCACCGCCTTCGACCTCCGCCTCAACACCATCTCGGCGACGGCCTCGGCGCACCACGACGTCGGCGGGCCCATCGCCCTGACCGTCGGGGCGACCGGAGTGCATCAGTCGAACGCGACGCGCGGGCCGATCCCGCTCGTACCGAACGCCACCACAAACGGAGTCGCAGGGTTCGCGGTCGCGGAGGTCCATCAAGGTCGCTGGAACCTGCTCGTCGGGGCGCGCGGCGATGCCTCCCGGGTCGAGGGGGACCCGAACGCCACCCTCGCCTTCACCGGGGCGAGCAAGTCGTTCTCGGCCCTGACCGGCAACGTCGGCGTGAGCTACGCGCTGACCGACGGTGTCGCCCTGCGCGTCAACGGTGGCCGGGCGTGGCGCTCCCCGAACCTCTTCGAGTTGTTCACGAACGGGCCGAAGGTGTCGGAGGCGCGATACGAGATCGGCGACGCCGATCTTCGGGCCGAAGTCGGCACCACCCTCGACGGGTCGCTCCGCTGGCAGGCGGCTCATGTGCGGGGTGAGATCACCGCCTTCCGTCACCTCGTGCAGGACTTCATCTACATCGCGCCGACCGGCACCACGAATGGCGGCCTCGATGTCTATCAGTACCGGCAGGCGGATGCGTTGCTGACCGGCGCCGAGGCGGAGGCCGAGGTGGACCTGGCTGAGGCGTTCACCGCGCGGGCTCGGATCGACGGTGTCCATGCGACCAACCGGGAGACCGATGCCCCCCTGCCCCTGATCCCGCCCACGCGCAGCGTCATCGGGCTCGAATGGCACAACGCGGCCGCGCACCACGCCCACCTCGGCGTCGACCTGGTGTCCGTGGCCAAGCAGGACCGGCTGGCCGCGCTCGACCTCGCCACCGACAGCTACCATCTGGTCGAGATCGAGGGTGGCGTGCAGCAGATGGTTGGTGGTCGGCTCCTCGAGATCGACCTCGCCGTCCACAACGCCGGCAACGTCGCCTACAAGGACTTCCTGAGCCGCTACAAGCAGTTCGCGCTGAATCCCGGGCGCGACATCATGCTGCGGATCTCGACGGACTTCTAG
- a CDS encoding tetratricopeptide repeat protein has translation MATSTDDTSTTTPDAVPHHADGSFLTPQRIKVLGIAGAAVLVVALGIWFAITAGKRKEAFAAQALETARITAEQGNLPEAVAQFEKVVTTYAGTSAAYSASLGVAQARLVSGQTELAIASLLDFLKTNPPALYASPANGLLGSGYENTGKYAEAAAAYRKAADEATSDYLKASALLDAGRAFRLARNKDEAMKCYREILDKYAETAAKTEAEVRLAEMTIGQG, from the coding sequence ACGACGACCCCGGATGCCGTGCCGCACCATGCGGACGGCTCCTTCCTGACTCCCCAGCGCATCAAGGTGCTCGGCATCGCCGGTGCGGCGGTTCTGGTCGTGGCGCTCGGGATTTGGTTCGCCATCACGGCGGGCAAGCGCAAGGAAGCCTTCGCCGCGCAGGCGCTCGAGACCGCCCGCATCACGGCCGAGCAGGGGAACCTGCCGGAAGCGGTGGCCCAGTTCGAGAAGGTCGTCACGACGTACGCGGGTACGTCGGCGGCCTACAGTGCCTCGCTCGGCGTCGCCCAGGCCCGGCTGGTCAGCGGTCAGACCGAGCTGGCGATTGCCTCGTTGCTCGACTTCCTCAAGACCAATCCGCCGGCGTTGTACGCCTCCCCGGCCAATGGTCTGCTGGGCAGTGGCTACGAGAACACCGGGAAGTACGCCGAGGCTGCGGCGGCCTATCGCAAGGCGGCCGACGAAGCGACCTCGGATTACCTCAAGGCGTCGGCGCTCCTCGACGCGGGCCGTGCCTTCCGTTTGGCCAGGAACAAGGACGAGGCGATGAAGTGCTACCGCGAGATTCTCGACAAGTACGCCGAGACCGCCGCGAAGACCGAGGCCGAAGTTCGGCTGGCGGAGATGACGATCGGCCAGGGCTGA
- a CDS encoding MFS transporter has translation MTAAPLSLPTLDASRDARRVIVASSLGTVFEWYDFYLYGSLAAIISRQFFSGVNPTAGFIFALLAFAAGFAVRPFGALVFGRLGDLVGRKHTFLVTIVIMGVSTFVVGVLPGYRTIGIAAPVILILLRLLQGLALGGEYGGAATYVAEHAPHGQRGAYTSWIQTTATLGLFLSLLVILGCRVALGTEAFEAWGWRIPFLVSLLLLGVSVWIRLALDESPVFKAMKAEGTRSKAPLRESFAEWGNLKIVILALFGLTAGQAVVWYTGQFYTLFFLTQTLKVEAQTANILVAVSLLLGTPFFVVFGRLSDRIGRKPIILLGCALAALTYFPLFRALTHYANPALEAAQLRAPVTVAADPADCSVQFNPVGTSKFTSRCDVAKAALVARGVPYLNLVLPAGGEAVVHVGATVIASFDAAAADATERRPVFQEVLGKALDEAGYPVKADLTAINRPMVVLVLWILVLYVTLVYGPIAAMLVEMFPSKIRYTSMSLPYHIGNGWFGGFLPTTAFAIVAATGDIYSGLRYPVAIATMTLIVGALFLKETKDVDIVATDGPAAG, from the coding sequence GTGACCGCGGCGCCGCTCTCCCTGCCGACCCTCGACGCCTCGCGTGATGCGCGTCGGGTCATCGTTGCCTCGTCCCTCGGGACCGTCTTCGAGTGGTACGACTTCTATCTCTACGGCTCGCTCGCCGCGATCATCAGCCGGCAGTTCTTCTCCGGGGTGAACCCGACCGCGGGGTTCATCTTCGCCCTCCTCGCCTTCGCCGCCGGCTTCGCGGTCCGCCCCTTCGGCGCCCTCGTCTTCGGCCGGCTCGGCGACCTGGTCGGACGGAAGCACACCTTCCTCGTGACAATCGTCATCATGGGCGTCTCGACCTTCGTGGTCGGCGTCCTGCCCGGATACCGGACGATCGGCATCGCCGCCCCGGTGATCCTGATCCTGCTCCGGCTGCTGCAGGGGCTGGCACTCGGCGGGGAGTATGGTGGGGCCGCGACCTACGTGGCGGAGCACGCGCCGCACGGACAGCGGGGCGCCTACACCTCGTGGATCCAGACGACGGCCACGCTCGGGCTCTTCCTGTCGCTGCTTGTCATCCTTGGCTGCCGCGTCGCCCTCGGCACCGAGGCATTCGAGGCCTGGGGATGGCGCATCCCGTTCCTCGTCTCGCTGCTGCTGCTCGGCGTCTCGGTGTGGATTCGTCTCGCGCTCGACGAATCGCCAGTCTTCAAGGCGATGAAGGCGGAGGGAACCCGGTCGAAGGCGCCACTTCGGGAATCGTTCGCCGAGTGGGGCAACCTGAAGATCGTGATCCTGGCGCTGTTCGGATTGACGGCGGGGCAGGCGGTGGTCTGGTACACCGGACAGTTCTACACACTGTTCTTCCTGACCCAGACCCTCAAGGTCGAGGCCCAGACGGCCAACATCCTGGTGGCCGTGTCGCTCTTGCTCGGCACACCGTTCTTCGTCGTCTTCGGCAGGCTCTCGGACCGAATCGGTCGGAAGCCGATCATCCTCCTTGGTTGCGCGCTCGCGGCACTGACGTACTTCCCGCTCTTCCGCGCCCTCACGCACTACGCGAACCCCGCCCTCGAGGCCGCGCAGCTGCGCGCACCGGTCACCGTTGCGGCCGATCCGGCGGACTGTTCGGTGCAGTTCAATCCGGTGGGGACGAGCAAGTTCACGTCACGCTGCGACGTCGCGAAGGCCGCGCTCGTCGCGCGCGGGGTGCCCTACCTGAACCTCGTGCTGCCGGCCGGTGGGGAGGCGGTCGTGCACGTCGGCGCGACGGTGATCGCGTCGTTTGACGCCGCAGCCGCCGATGCCACGGAACGGCGACCCGTTTTTCAGGAAGTGCTCGGCAAGGCGCTCGACGAAGCCGGCTATCCGGTCAAGGCCGATCTCACCGCGATCAACCGGCCGATGGTCGTGCTGGTCCTCTGGATCCTCGTCCTTTATGTGACATTGGTATATGGCCCGATCGCCGCGATGCTGGTCGAGATGTTCCCCTCGAAGATCCGCTACACCTCGATGTCGCTCCCCTACCATATCGGCAACGGCTGGTTCGGCGGCTTTCTCCCGACGACGGCGTTCGCGATCGTCGCCGCCACCGGCGACATCTACTCCGGACTCCGCTACCCGGTGGCCATCGCCACGATGACGCTCATCGTCGGTGCCCTGTTCCTCAAGGAGACCAAGGACGTCGACATCGTGGCGACGGACGGCCCCGCGGCCGGCTAG
- a CDS encoding YncE family protein codes for MTTAHGTPFGSLWKYNTATGAQLGRVELGSFPASMQVSPDGHYVYVVNFNLHGDMVPSSVSIVAADQMLEVARVETCTMPHGSRLNAAGTRQYSTCMMDEALVEIDATTFAVARHFVLTKGGEHGMAGTPAAHAMGATGTPAAGKCSPTWAQPSPDGRHVFVACNGSNDIADVDVATWALVRRIPAGTGVYNLAITHDGTRLIATNKRAQSVSIFDVTSGRELARIPTRRRFPHGAVVSDDDRYVFISVEGYGSEPGTLEMIDLLRMERVAALDVGQMAGGIDFWRSEARR; via the coding sequence GTGACCACCGCGCACGGAACGCCGTTTGGCTCGCTGTGGAAGTACAACACCGCCACTGGGGCGCAGCTCGGCCGGGTCGAGCTCGGTTCCTTCCCCGCATCGATGCAAGTCTCGCCCGATGGGCATTACGTGTATGTCGTCAACTTCAATCTCCACGGCGACATGGTGCCCTCGTCGGTGTCCATCGTCGCGGCTGACCAGATGCTCGAGGTCGCGCGCGTCGAGACCTGCACGATGCCCCATGGCTCGCGCCTCAACGCGGCAGGGACCCGGCAGTACTCCACCTGCATGATGGACGAGGCGCTGGTGGAGATCGATGCCACCACGTTTGCCGTGGCGCGGCACTTTGTGCTGACCAAGGGCGGGGAACACGGGATGGCGGGGACACCCGCCGCCCACGCGATGGGGGCGACGGGTACGCCGGCCGCTGGGAAGTGCTCGCCGACGTGGGCGCAGCCCTCCCCGGACGGCAGGCACGTCTTCGTCGCCTGCAACGGTTCCAACGACATCGCCGATGTGGACGTCGCGACCTGGGCACTGGTGCGGCGGATCCCGGCGGGGACCGGTGTCTACAATCTGGCGATCACCCACGACGGCACCCGGTTGATTGCCACCAACAAAAGGGCGCAATCGGTGTCGATCTTCGACGTGACGAGTGGCCGTGAGCTCGCACGGATTCCGACCAGGCGCCGCTTCCCCCACGGGGCGGTCGTCAGCGACGATGACCGCTACGTCTTCATCTCGGTCGAGGGGTACGGCAGCGAACCGGGGACCCTCGAGATGATCGACCTGCTGCGGATGGAGCGCGTTGCCGCGCTCGACGTCGGCCAGATGGCCGGCGGGATCGACTTCTGGCGCAGTGAGGCGCGACGGTAA
- a CDS encoding M20/M25/M40 family metallo-hydrolase encodes MPLPCRAAVIAFLLPAALGAQEIRLANQHPTVVTAMASIQQLQAWTLQQQISICEIPAPPFKEAVRAGEFKRRMIALGYADTRIDAVGNVISQLGAGGGPTVMFAAHLDTVFPEGTDVKTTRTGDRIAGPGIGDDCRGLAVLLTLAKVLKETGLTPAGRVYLVANVGEEGPGNLRGTRHLFGTEFPGTINYFVSVDGGGGAEIVSRAVGSHRYTISFAGPGGHSFEAFGMTNPAHALGRAIAHIADLQPPAGAKTTFNVGIVRGGTSVNTITPLAQMEVDIRSESAENLLEMDRRVRAAVARGVAEELARWPASKAPITVRYDTIGIRPTGGQRDDAYLVRVAKAAAGLLDDGLTWMPRTIASSTDANIPISLGIPAIAINGGGGGGGAHGASEWYQETADAWKGPQYALLILTALTGVAR; translated from the coding sequence ATGCCCCTTCCCTGCCGCGCCGCCGTCATTGCCTTCCTCCTGCCCGCCGCACTCGGCGCCCAGGAGATCCGCCTCGCGAACCAGCACCCGACCGTCGTGACGGCGATGGCTTCGATACAGCAACTGCAGGCGTGGACGCTCCAGCAGCAGATATCGATCTGCGAGATCCCCGCGCCGCCGTTCAAGGAGGCCGTGCGCGCCGGCGAGTTCAAGCGCCGAATGATCGCCCTCGGCTACGCCGACACGCGCATCGATGCGGTCGGCAACGTCATCAGCCAGCTCGGCGCCGGGGGCGGGCCCACCGTGATGTTCGCTGCGCACCTCGATACCGTCTTTCCGGAAGGGACCGACGTGAAGACGACCCGCACGGGCGACCGGATCGCCGGGCCAGGAATCGGCGACGACTGCCGCGGCCTCGCGGTGCTGCTCACGCTGGCGAAGGTGCTGAAGGAAACCGGACTCACGCCCGCGGGGCGGGTGTACCTGGTCGCCAACGTTGGCGAGGAGGGGCCGGGCAACCTGCGCGGTACCCGTCACCTCTTCGGCACCGAATTCCCTGGTACCATCAACTACTTCGTGTCGGTCGACGGCGGGGGCGGCGCCGAGATCGTCTCACGCGCGGTCGGCAGCCATCGCTACACCATCTCCTTCGCCGGTCCCGGGGGGCATTCCTTCGAGGCATTCGGCATGACGAATCCGGCACATGCCCTGGGACGCGCGATCGCCCATATCGCCGACCTGCAGCCGCCGGCTGGCGCCAAGACCACCTTCAATGTGGGAATCGTGCGCGGTGGGACGAGTGTCAACACGATCACGCCGCTCGCGCAGATGGAGGTGGACATCCGCTCCGAGTCCGCCGAGAACCTGCTCGAGATGGATCGGCGCGTCCGAGCCGCCGTGGCGCGCGGGGTCGCGGAGGAGCTGGCGCGCTGGCCGGCGTCGAAGGCCCCGATCACGGTGCGCTACGACACCATCGGCATCCGGCCGACGGGTGGCCAACGCGACGACGCCTATCTCGTGCGCGTCGCGAAAGCGGCGGCTGGCCTGCTCGACGACGGCCTCACCTGGATGCCCCGCACGATCGCCTCCTCCACCGATGCGAACATCCCGATCTCCCTGGGCATTCCGGCGATCGCGATCAACGGTGGTGGTGGCGGCGGTGGCGCGCATGGCGCGTCCGAGTGGTACCAGGAGACCGCGGACGCCTGGAAGGGCCCCCAGTATGCATTGTTGATCCTCACCGCCCTGACCGGAGTGGCTCGATGA
- a CDS encoding TonB-dependent receptor, giving the protein MPIIRLRSPLCLALALLVGLAAPVHAQAPRGDSLQLIVRVRTGGGPLAEARVAAGAARAMTNAVGVARLRLAAGRVALHVARIGYTPDSLWLTLQPGHDTSVVVDLEESITNLASIVVTSTRGASRIEEAPTRVEVLAGEDVAEKTEMRPSDATGFLSEMGGVRIQRTAASTGAAGVRLQGLRPRYTLMLSDGLPLVGSGSGLDILQLPPVDLRQVEVIKGPATALYGLSALGGTINLISKRPNADRPERDLLVQQSSQRGTNAFGWYSQALSPSWGITAMGGAHTQSRRDRDADGWAEMPGFTRVEARPRLFYDSRHGSSLLVTVGGMHEDRDAGFMPGRLAPDGTTYTEAYGTTRGDVGAIGHTLLGGTLLQLRATASRETQQKRFGLANERTQRDARFIEASLSRMVHGHDLLIGAAGQRDENSVREAPGLDYAWTTWSAFAQDVWHVAPRLAVTGSARADDHSRYGTLVSPRLSALYTIRQGLTARANYSSGRSAPSPYVEATQAVGVRRILGFAGIRPERARYASADLTGTAGPFELSLSAFDTRITDAVESEGTQGALVLRNADAPVTARGAEAFATYNVQNFFATALYTYTDGHESVFGTTSVRETPYFPRHTGGIDLTWENAESGTWIALEGFYSGTQQTEEDPFISRTKPYTVVGLLVAQQFGGIRVFLSAENLTDARQTDVARIVLPSRASDGRWTTAPWGQLEGRVVSLGVRWSAQGKPHGIGATQ; this is encoded by the coding sequence ATGCCCATCATACGCCTTCGCTCCCCGCTCTGCCTCGCCTTGGCACTCCTCGTCGGCCTTGCCGCACCAGTGCACGCTCAGGCACCGCGGGGCGACTCGCTCCAGCTCATCGTCCGTGTCCGCACCGGCGGCGGCCCGCTCGCCGAAGCACGGGTGGCCGCCGGAGCGGCGCGCGCGATGACCAACGCCGTCGGCGTAGCACGGCTGCGACTCGCAGCCGGCCGCGTCGCGCTGCACGTGGCCCGTATCGGCTACACCCCGGACTCGCTGTGGCTGACGCTCCAGCCCGGGCACGACACCAGCGTGGTGGTCGATCTCGAAGAGTCGATCACCAACCTCGCCAGCATCGTGGTGACCAGCACGCGCGGCGCGAGTCGGATCGAGGAGGCGCCCACACGCGTCGAGGTCCTCGCCGGCGAGGATGTCGCCGAGAAGACCGAGATGCGCCCGTCCGACGCGACCGGCTTCCTGAGCGAGATGGGTGGGGTCCGGATCCAGCGCACCGCCGCCTCCACAGGTGCCGCCGGTGTCCGACTCCAGGGACTCAGGCCGCGCTACACGCTGATGTTGTCGGACGGGTTGCCGCTCGTCGGCTCGGGGTCAGGCCTCGACATCCTGCAGCTGCCGCCGGTGGATCTGCGACAGGTGGAAGTGATCAAGGGACCAGCCACCGCGCTCTACGGCCTCTCCGCACTCGGCGGCACGATCAACCTGATCTCGAAGCGGCCGAACGCCGATCGGCCGGAGCGCGACCTGCTGGTGCAGCAGTCCTCGCAGCGCGGCACCAACGCCTTCGGTTGGTACTCGCAGGCCTTGTCGCCGAGTTGGGGCATCACGGCGATGGGGGGGGCGCATACCCAGTCGCGTCGCGACCGCGACGCCGACGGATGGGCGGAGATGCCCGGCTTCACGCGCGTCGAGGCCCGGCCGCGGCTGTTCTACGACAGCAGGCACGGTTCCTCCCTCCTCGTCACCGTCGGCGGGATGCACGAGGATCGCGACGCCGGCTTCATGCCGGGCCGGCTGGCCCCCGACGGCACGACCTACACCGAGGCGTACGGCACGACACGCGGCGATGTCGGCGCCATCGGGCACACGCTCCTCGGCGGCACCCTGCTGCAGCTCAGGGCAACGGCAAGTCGCGAGACCCAGCAGAAGCGCTTCGGCCTCGCCAACGAACGGACGCAGCGCGATGCCAGGTTCATCGAGGCGTCGTTGAGCCGGATGGTGCACGGACACGACCTCCTGATCGGTGCCGCTGGCCAGCGCGACGAGAATAGCGTTCGCGAGGCACCCGGGCTGGACTACGCCTGGACCACCTGGTCGGCCTTTGCGCAGGACGTCTGGCACGTGGCCCCTCGACTGGCGGTCACCGGGAGCGCCCGCGCGGATGATCATTCGCGCTACGGGACGCTGGTCTCTCCCCGACTCTCCGCGCTCTACACCATCCGGCAGGGGCTCACGGCCCGCGCCAACTACTCGAGTGGGCGCAGCGCCCCGTCGCCGTATGTCGAGGCGACCCAGGCCGTCGGCGTCCGGCGCATCCTTGGCTTCGCGGGGATTCGCCCGGAACGCGCCCGCTACGCGTCCGCGGACCTGACCGGCACGGCCGGTCCATTCGAGTTGAGCTTGAGCGCCTTCGACACGCGGATCACGGACGCGGTGGAATCGGAGGGCACGCAGGGCGCGCTCGTGTTGCGCAACGCCGACGCGCCCGTGACAGCACGCGGAGCCGAAGCGTTTGCCACGTACAATGTGCAGAACTTTTTCGCCACGGCGCTCTATACCTACACCGATGGGCACGAGTCGGTGTTCGGGACGACTTCCGTTCGCGAGACGCCGTACTTTCCGCGGCACACCGGCGGCATCGACCTCACGTGGGAGAACGCCGAGAGCGGAACGTGGATCGCACTCGAAGGCTTCTACTCCGGGACACAGCAGACCGAGGAGGACCCGTTCATCAGTCGCACGAAGCCGTACACGGTCGTCGGTCTCCTCGTCGCGCAGCAGTTCGGCGGCATTCGCGTCTTCCTGAGCGCCGAGAACCTCACCGACGCGCGTCAGACCGACGTGGCGCGGATCGTCCTCCCCTCGCGCGCCTCGGATGGCCGCTGGACCACCGCGCCGTGGGGCCAGCTCGAGGGGCGCGTCGTCTCCCTTGGCGTGCGCTGGAGCGCGCAGGGAAAGCCGCACGGCATCGGCGCCACGCAGTGA